From Candidatus Equadaptatus faecalis, the proteins below share one genomic window:
- a CDS encoding arylamine N-acetyltransferase produces the protein MQYSGFTEAQTMQYLKKLGFEERPEVSFDSLSLLLSRHQQLLPFENLDCMAQKTLSLTSDALYNKIVAGSRGGLGLELNSAFYMLLTALGFKTESFGARLFELDGSLKPELHRINCVELEGRRYVCDTGLFAETARIPLLLECDTEQSDGENFYRFAKNDDGSVLLEKKENFFRSPLYVFKPEPAAEDLFEEALKFCVEADASPYNKGNKISIHTHNSFAFIYGDTLKYKRKGIITKQLCIEDRRQMNKLLDAVFHISFGEIRYVYTETENREE, from the coding sequence ATGCAGTACAGCGGCTTTACGGAAGCGCAGACGATGCAGTATCTGAAGAAACTCGGCTTTGAAGAAAGGCCGGAAGTTTCTTTTGACAGTCTCTCTTTGCTTTTAAGCCGGCACCAGCAGCTTCTTCCGTTTGAAAATCTTGACTGTATGGCGCAGAAGACGCTTTCGTTGACCTCTGACGCGCTTTACAATAAAATTGTTGCAGGCAGCCGCGGGGGATTGGGACTGGAACTGAACAGCGCGTTTTATATGCTGCTTACGGCTCTCGGTTTCAAAACTGAAAGCTTCGGCGCAAGGCTTTTTGAACTTGACGGAAGTTTGAAGCCGGAACTGCACAGGATAAACTGTGTCGAACTTGAGGGCAGGCGGTACGTCTGCGACACAGGACTTTTCGCCGAGACGGCGCGTATTCCCCTGCTGCTTGAATGTGATACTGAACAGAGCGACGGAGAAAATTTCTACCGCTTTGCAAAAAACGATGACGGAAGCGTACTGCTTGAAAAAAAAGAAAACTTTTTCCGGTCTCCTCTGTACGTTTTTAAGCCGGAGCCTGCCGCGGAAGATCTGTTTGAAGAGGCTTTGAAATTCTGCGTTGAGGCGGATGCATCACCTTACAACAAGGGAAACAAGATATCTATACACACTCACAACAGTTTTGCCTTTATTTACGGTGACACGCTGAAATACAAAAGGAAGGGCATAATAACAAAACAGCTGTGCATAGAGGACAGACGCCAGATGAACAAACTGCTTGACGCGGTTTTTCATATAAGCTTCGGAGAAATAAGGTACGTGTACACAGAAACTGAAAACAGGGAGGAATAG